Proteins encoded within one genomic window of Rossellomorea vietnamensis:
- a CDS encoding phosphatidylserine decarboxylase: MIRSTFYRKVFELNGHPIIAKGLRSFAQSKMSKPFIASFAKVYKLNMEEATRELREYGTLHDIFTRELKADARPVADSPDAFVSPCDAYLSVVDDLTMESTFTVKGQDYTVEELLGSPAKAEAYAGGKVLIFYLSPTDYHRVHVPVDARVEEVYTLGRHADPVNELGLTHGVRPLTRNYRLVSRFDVDGSPLAHVMVGALNVNSIVRTNMSDFVHRGDPYGYFSFGSTVVVCVPKGKFSFTRERGPVKMGEEIGKWHS, translated from the coding sequence ATGATAAGATCAACATTTTACCGAAAAGTATTCGAACTGAACGGCCATCCCATCATCGCCAAGGGATTACGCTCGTTCGCCCAATCGAAAATGAGCAAACCGTTCATCGCTTCTTTTGCCAAAGTCTATAAGTTGAACATGGAAGAAGCTACGCGGGAACTCCGTGAATATGGAACGCTTCATGATATTTTCACGCGGGAACTGAAAGCCGATGCAAGGCCGGTCGCCGATTCTCCGGATGCCTTCGTCAGCCCATGCGACGCCTATCTATCCGTCGTGGATGACTTGACTATGGAAAGCACCTTCACGGTCAAAGGTCAGGATTATACGGTGGAAGAACTCCTAGGGTCCCCGGCCAAGGCAGAAGCCTATGCCGGCGGGAAGGTTCTCATCTTTTACCTGAGCCCCACCGATTACCACCGGGTCCACGTACCGGTCGATGCACGGGTCGAGGAAGTCTACACACTCGGTAGACATGCCGATCCCGTGAATGAGCTCGGACTGACGCACGGTGTCCGTCCCCTTACCCGAAATTACCGCCTCGTCTCCCGCTTTGATGTGGATGGATCGCCTCTTGCCCACGTCATGGTCGGCGCGTTGAACGTGAACTCGATCGTCCGGACGAATATGAGTGACTTCGTCCACCGGGGAGATCCTTACGGGTACTTTTCATTCGGGTCGACGGTCGTGGTTTGTGTGCCGAAAGGAAAGTTCAGCTTCACCCGGGAAAGAGGACCGGTGAAGATGGGTGAGGAAATTGGGAAGTGGCATTCATAA
- a CDS encoding helix-turn-helix domain-containing protein, translating into MTQIDTDLFLHPVRMRIIQHLSKGAATVHELKEWMADVPQATLYRHLNRLTKNKIIHIVDERKIRGAVEKTYAMQEDSPYMTVEELEQLSGEEHLKLFMTFLSSVTGQARSYLLNDPDLARDSFGYNQLDLYVTPDELKELTAGMNELLSKFKSNRPTDGNEKISLIQMLIPEPKGRDHT; encoded by the coding sequence ATGACCCAAATAGATACCGACCTATTCCTCCACCCGGTCCGCATGCGGATCATCCAACACCTTTCAAAGGGAGCCGCGACGGTACATGAGCTGAAAGAATGGATGGCAGATGTCCCCCAGGCCACCCTTTACCGGCATTTAAATCGATTGACAAAGAATAAGATCATTCATATCGTCGACGAACGGAAGATCCGGGGAGCCGTCGAGAAAACCTATGCCATGCAGGAAGACAGCCCCTATATGACCGTGGAAGAATTGGAGCAGCTGTCAGGCGAAGAACATCTTAAATTGTTCATGACCTTCCTATCCTCCGTGACAGGACAGGCCAGGAGCTATCTTCTGAACGACCCGGATCTTGCCCGGGATTCCTTCGGATATAACCAGCTGGACCTTTACGTGACACCCGATGAGCTCAAGGAGTTGACTGCAGGCATGAATGAGCTCCTGAGTAAATTCAAATCGAACAGACCGACGGATGGAAACGAAAAGATTTCCCTCATCCAAATGCTTATCCCAGAACCCAAAGGACGTGACCACACATGA